In Fluviispira sanaruensis, a genomic segment contains:
- a CDS encoding HesA/MoeB/ThiF family protein: MQSIENEIFMRNIGVVTEKEQKSLAKVKVTVIGAGGVGGVTLISLARMGVGNIHVVDMDKFELSNINRQMLSSVSRIEKYKAECAKETLIDINPNINVKVSLEMFNEENANRLLKDSDIVVDATDNLVTRVIIHRAAQKMQIPSVWIAVTPPFRGGVMTFSHNTPPYEIVLRHNSYSKELSDEVKNDILKIKNERAINSVKFGAQEEWAHAFVDKKAPWAVLCPVANIVGLLASFEVFKFILKRNNLSPTYAPNLLKIDLGRTEMVKVEEPVEGTWDNSLL, encoded by the coding sequence ATGCAATCGATAGAAAATGAAATTTTTATGAGAAACATCGGTGTAGTAACAGAAAAGGAACAAAAAAGTTTAGCTAAAGTAAAAGTCACTGTGATCGGAGCGGGTGGGGTAGGTGGAGTGACTCTCATTTCGCTCGCTCGAATGGGAGTTGGAAATATCCATGTAGTTGATATGGATAAATTTGAATTGAGTAATATTAATAGACAAATGCTTTCTTCAGTCTCAAGAATTGAAAAATACAAAGCAGAATGCGCTAAAGAAACTTTAATAGATATAAATCCAAATATAAATGTAAAAGTTTCATTAGAAATGTTTAATGAAGAAAATGCCAATCGTTTATTAAAAGACTCTGACATTGTTGTAGATGCTACAGATAACCTTGTAACGAGAGTTATTATTCATAGAGCTGCTCAAAAAATGCAAATACCATCCGTTTGGATTGCTGTGACTCCTCCCTTTCGTGGCGGCGTGATGACTTTTTCACATAACACACCTCCGTATGAAATTGTTTTACGGCATAATTCTTATAGTAAAGAATTAAGTGACGAAGTTAAAAATGATATTTTAAAAATAAAAAATGAGAGAGCAATAAATTCTGTTAAGTTTGGAGCGCAAGAGGAATGGGCGCATGCCTTTGTCGATAAAAAAGCCCCATGGGCAGTGCTTTGTCCTGTTGCGAATATCGTAGGCTTATTGGCTAGTTTTGAGGTTTTTAAATTTATATTAAAGCGAAATAATCTATCTCCTACTTATGCACCCAATTTACTTAAAATAGACTTAGGCAGGACTGAAATGGTAAAAGTAGAAGAGCCAGTGGAAGGAACATGGGATAATTCGTTACTTTAA
- a CDS encoding HesA/MoeB/ThiF family protein codes for MHIKLNEAEYYLEMTKKNIGVYTLKEQEMLAKSKVMIFGLGGVGGMEAILCARAGIGSLSGVDPDTFEISNINRQMLAFCSTIDEAKSVSTEKYLKDINPFLKTAFHQVKVTEENVDELIKGHDVVLEALDDMPSRIVVHRAARRHGIPSVSMSGSPPHRGFVSTFIPDGIDYETALNIPTQGKKISDPSVHEFVQNLKKQRAQYSVEKGAPKEWADDFCAGKVGWIITPIRASLLASFSCHEVIQLIIGKKPLALAPKGILIDMDNMLYPVSVQTPSQGYWEAIHI; via the coding sequence ATGCATATAAAGTTAAATGAAGCAGAATATTATTTAGAAATGACCAAAAAAAATATTGGTGTCTACACACTTAAAGAACAAGAGATGCTTGCTAAAAGTAAAGTCATGATTTTTGGCTTAGGTGGTGTGGGAGGAATGGAGGCCATTCTCTGTGCACGCGCTGGAATTGGTTCGTTAAGTGGAGTGGATCCCGACACATTTGAAATTTCAAATATCAATAGACAGATGTTGGCGTTTTGTTCAACAATAGATGAGGCAAAAAGTGTTTCCACTGAAAAATATTTAAAAGATATTAACCCATTTTTAAAAACAGCCTTTCACCAAGTAAAAGTGACAGAAGAAAATGTGGATGAATTGATAAAAGGCCATGATGTTGTGCTCGAAGCTTTGGATGATATGCCCTCGAGAATTGTTGTCCATCGAGCTGCAAGAAGACATGGGATTCCCAGTGTATCAATGTCAGGAAGTCCTCCGCACAGAGGATTTGTTTCTACTTTTATTCCAGATGGTATCGATTACGAAACTGCCTTAAATATTCCTACACAAGGAAAAAAAATATCCGATCCTTCGGTGCATGAATTTGTGCAAAACTTAAAGAAACAAAGAGCGCAATATTCAGTTGAAAAGGGTGCACCAAAAGAATGGGCCGATGATTTCTGCGCAGGAAAAGTTGGGTGGATCATAACTCCTATTCGCGCATCCTTGTTAGCATCGTTCAGTTGTCATGAAGTTATTCAGCTTATTATTGGTAAAAAACCTTTGGCGTTGGCGCCTAAAGGCATTCTAATAGATATGGATAACATGCTTTATCCCGTTTCTGTTCAGACACCAAGTCAGGGTTATTGGGAGGCTATTCATATTTAA
- a CDS encoding response regulator, with product MKKILIADSSKASLVMTSEVFKDHYPGIQVLVAKTSAEALQLAKCSEGVDAFIIDFDLPDLNGAKTALHLKKLYDTPILITAFDRPDVIQSIETSLLPYADCQSWLKKPVNPEVVIAVAQRFCEVKTRTQKRVACHLPVFAEVLLENESVFAFQQILAPQKSKKAVGAKVETKTEKVTKKSGKNLKEKKLTKDKAEVVEPIPIYFCGIIEDCSLSGVKLKPSKQGKSGLTDWNLLLASMEIISSGSSVTLKLPSHSDIESGSVLELSKISHITNSQEEFVVTQEKSKKGITKVEAAEVKAKKQQKKSSSLSTLSSNTKKKVVEKDITHRIQSMSGKISWTSSESGEWCIGIEFENQNLSKRLFEAILSYQLKQQKNFPNQSVMKTSRAS from the coding sequence GTGAAGAAAATCTTAATTGCCGATTCAAGCAAAGCCAGTCTCGTCATGACCAGTGAAGTTTTCAAAGATCATTATCCTGGCATACAGGTTCTTGTGGCTAAGACATCTGCAGAAGCGCTTCAATTGGCTAAGTGCAGCGAAGGTGTCGATGCCTTTATCATTGATTTTGATTTGCCAGATTTGAATGGAGCAAAAACAGCTCTGCACCTTAAAAAATTGTATGATACCCCCATTTTAATCACAGCATTTGATCGACCAGATGTGATTCAGTCCATTGAAACGTCATTGCTTCCCTATGCTGACTGCCAGAGTTGGTTGAAGAAACCGGTGAATCCTGAAGTTGTGATCGCTGTGGCACAGCGCTTTTGTGAGGTAAAGACAAGAACTCAAAAGAGGGTTGCTTGTCATTTACCTGTCTTTGCCGAAGTGCTGCTTGAAAATGAAAGTGTTTTTGCTTTTCAGCAGATATTAGCACCACAAAAAAGTAAAAAAGCTGTTGGAGCTAAAGTTGAGACAAAGACAGAAAAGGTAACAAAAAAGAGCGGGAAAAATCTTAAGGAGAAAAAACTAACAAAGGATAAAGCAGAAGTTGTAGAGCCTATACCAATTTATTTTTGCGGAATTATTGAAGATTGTTCTTTGAGCGGTGTGAAATTAAAACCAAGTAAACAGGGGAAATCTGGATTAACGGATTGGAATTTACTGTTAGCGAGTATGGAAATAATTTCTTCAGGAAGTTCTGTTACATTAAAACTGCCATCGCATTCAGATATTGAAAGTGGCAGCGTGCTTGAGCTCTCAAAAATTTCTCATATTACAAATTCACAAGAAGAATTTGTGGTAACACAGGAAAAAAGTAAAAAAGGTATAACAAAGGTAGAAGCTGCAGAAGTAAAAGCTAAAAAGCAGCAGAAAAAATCATCATCACTTTCTACTTTATCTTCGAACACTAAGAAAAAGGTGGTAGAAAAAGATATCACCCATCGCATACAATCTATGTCAGGAAAAATTTCATGGACAAGTTCTGAATCCGGTGAATGGTGTATTGGAATTGAATTTGAAAATCAAAATTTATCTAAACGCCTTTTTGAAGCAATTTTATCTTATCAGTTAAAACAACAAAAAAACTTTCCCAATCAATCTGTCATGAAAACTTCCCGCGCGAGTTGA
- a CDS encoding alpha/beta fold hydrolase, which yields MCYINIFIVFIQFFVFLNSYSNGIKLTEHFIKYGSESTLYVKEKSSFKARAKNKKSNIVILLPPLCIPTAEAFDIPNVSFMDELAKGGLDVFSVDFEGMGKSTYPKEMQVFPPPEGVYPLQSKDAIKQLAVIIDYISKLKNVEKVSLVGWSFGSIVAAEFASINHKNVNKLVLTGAMHSFSLPLFTKPFADKNNQFNAKLGAYQVIPWEAIYSHWKMMMQDKDLVNQETVKSIEKVYINLDNKSKIPGSIRRVMGPMKDLFEVWNERPVYDISRIIQPTLVINGDQDLFADKNLFKKLTGAKVKREIVIKNATHWIIYENNRKSYIDAIVSFLKNKETESAS from the coding sequence ATGTGTTACATTAATATTTTCATTGTTTTTATACAGTTCTTTGTATTTTTAAATTCTTATTCTAATGGTATTAAACTAACCGAGCATTTTATCAAATATGGCTCGGAAAGCACTTTGTATGTAAAAGAAAAAAGCTCTTTCAAAGCACGGGCAAAAAATAAAAAATCAAACATTGTTATTTTACTCCCACCGCTTTGTATTCCTACAGCCGAAGCATTCGATATACCGAATGTTTCTTTTATGGATGAATTGGCAAAAGGGGGGCTGGATGTTTTTAGTGTTGACTTTGAAGGAATGGGTAAATCAACATATCCAAAGGAAATGCAAGTTTTCCCTCCGCCAGAGGGCGTCTATCCGCTACAAAGTAAAGACGCTATTAAGCAACTTGCAGTCATCATTGATTATATTTCTAAATTAAAAAATGTTGAAAAAGTTTCTCTTGTCGGTTGGTCTTTTGGATCAATCGTAGCAGCTGAATTTGCGTCAATAAATCATAAAAATGTCAATAAATTAGTTTTAACGGGTGCAATGCATTCCTTTAGTCTCCCTTTATTTACAAAACCATTTGCGGATAAAAATAATCAATTTAATGCGAAATTAGGAGCTTATCAAGTTATCCCATGGGAAGCGATTTATTCGCATTGGAAAATGATGATGCAAGATAAAGATTTAGTGAATCAGGAAACAGTAAAATCAATTGAGAAAGTATATATAAATCTTGATAATAAGAGTAAAATTCCAGGTTCAATCAGAAGAGTTATGGGACCAATGAAAGATCTTTTTGAAGTTTGGAACGAACGACCTGTTTATGATATTTCGAGAATTATTCAACCGACATTAGTGATTAATGGGGATCAAGATTTATTTGCTGATAAAAATCTTTTTAAAAAACTAACAGGTGCCAAGGTTAAAAGAGAAATTGTTATTAAAAATGCGACACATTGGATTATCTATGAAAATAATCGGAAATCATATATTGACGCAATCGTATCTTTTCTAAAAAATAAGGAAACAGAGAGTGCATCGTAA
- a CDS encoding ABC-three component system middle component 8 yields MLRPSKHSHPDYTVINISFLILKHLKKERIEDYEKLKKIIKKKFNGSNNLFLPSLNFLFLLGLIEYRPKSDTVEYLGNNENF; encoded by the coding sequence ATGCTTAGGCCTTCTAAACATTCTCATCCAGATTATACCGTGATAAATATATCATTTTTGATATTAAAACACTTAAAAAAAGAACGTATAGAAGATTATGAAAAACTAAAAAAAATAATTAAAAAGAAGTTTAATGGAAGCAATAACTTATTCTTACCTTCATTAAATTTTCTTTTCTTGCTAGGATTAATTGAATATAGACCAAAATCTGATACTGTGGAGTATTTAGGTAACAATGAAAATTTCTAA
- a CDS encoding DUF2326 domain-containing protein yields the protein MKISKIYCNKPEIFQAVYFNSGLNVIMGEIRLPENKMKDTHNLGKSTLGLIIDFCLLSSPKSSFFLFKQKEIFKQFSFFIEIELFDSTFITIRRNVEDNTKICFKKHKLSKQDFNQILPHEWDHFNLSIDKAKDLLDGLLDIKPIKPWSYRKIVGYLLRSQDDYKDVFLLNKNMRSAHSDWKPFLAHIFGFNADLINFHYKKDKDLNEIKTQEKFLMNELGDIIDEISKIDGILLLKQKEIEKKQILLNSFDFNLQDINKTDSLVNKINEDIAELNSMRYYLVQNRKKIKNSLANNKINFNPDDVQKLFKEAGVFFEGQIKKDFEQLIAFNKAITEERKNYLKEELAEIEQKIININKELEVLNKQQAGSLSYLSETDIFNKYKQFSDDIVTLKADASILENQKQKTHRLHSLQAQIRSLNEEKSHIQNDIELDIKSINSDSHSLYSLIRIFFNEIIENILDRKALLSIFTNREGHLEFRADILDELGNTTNQDDGHTYKKLLCIAFDMAVLKAYLSERYPRFVFHDGVFESLDRRKKEVLLSTLREYANLGIQQIITMIDSEIPNDIDNKNKPFIYPNEIILKLHDDGIDGRLFKMKSW from the coding sequence ATGAAAATTTCTAAAATATACTGCAATAAACCTGAAATATTTCAAGCTGTTTATTTCAACTCCGGACTCAACGTCATTATGGGAGAAATCCGTCTCCCTGAAAACAAAATGAAAGACACACATAACTTAGGTAAATCTACACTTGGACTTATTATTGATTTTTGCTTGTTATCAAGTCCTAAATCGTCTTTTTTCTTATTTAAGCAAAAAGAAATTTTTAAACAATTCTCATTCTTTATTGAAATCGAACTTTTTGATAGCACATTTATTACAATTCGTAGAAATGTTGAAGACAATACGAAAATATGCTTTAAAAAACACAAATTAAGTAAACAAGATTTTAATCAGATCCTACCTCATGAATGGGATCACTTTAATCTCTCTATCGATAAAGCAAAAGATCTTTTAGATGGACTTCTTGATATAAAACCAATCAAACCATGGAGCTACAGAAAAATAGTTGGCTATTTGCTTCGCTCACAGGATGATTATAAAGACGTATTTCTATTAAATAAAAATATGAGATCAGCTCATTCTGATTGGAAACCATTTTTAGCTCATATTTTTGGTTTTAATGCTGATTTAATTAATTTTCATTATAAAAAAGATAAAGACCTGAACGAAATAAAAACACAAGAAAAATTTTTAATGAATGAACTAGGAGATATAATTGATGAAATAAGTAAAATCGATGGAATTTTGCTGCTGAAACAAAAAGAAATTGAAAAAAAACAGATTCTATTGAATTCTTTTGATTTCAATCTTCAAGACATCAATAAAACAGATTCACTCGTAAACAAAATCAACGAAGATATAGCAGAACTCAATTCTATGCGTTATTATTTAGTGCAAAATCGAAAAAAAATCAAAAATTCTCTTGCAAACAACAAAATTAATTTTAATCCAGACGACGTGCAAAAGTTATTTAAAGAAGCGGGTGTTTTTTTTGAAGGACAAATTAAAAAAGATTTTGAACAGTTAATAGCTTTCAATAAAGCGATTACCGAAGAAAGAAAAAATTATCTTAAAGAAGAATTAGCTGAAATTGAGCAAAAGATAATTAATATAAACAAAGAACTTGAAGTTCTAAACAAGCAACAAGCTGGATCTCTTTCCTATTTAAGCGAAACGGATATTTTCAATAAATACAAGCAATTTTCTGATGATATTGTAACTTTAAAAGCAGATGCATCTATTTTAGAAAACCAAAAACAAAAAACTCATCGTCTCCATAGTCTTCAAGCACAAATTAGATCATTAAATGAAGAAAAAAGTCATATACAAAATGATATAGAATTAGATATTAAAAGTATAAACTCTGATAGTCATAGTTTATACTCTTTAATTCGAATTTTCTTTAATGAGATTATTGAAAATATTCTGGATAGAAAGGCTCTATTAAGTATATTTACAAATAGAGAAGGGCACTTAGAGTTTAGAGCGGATATTCTTGATGAGTTAGGGAATACTACCAATCAAGATGATGGGCACACATATAAGAAACTATTATGTATTGCATTTGATATGGCTGTACTAAAAGCTTACCTTAGTGAAAGATATCCTAGATTTGTTTTCCATGATGGTGTTTTTGAATCATTGGACAGACGCAAAAAGGAAGTTCTATTATCAACTCTTAGAGAATATGCAAATCTTGGTATACAACAAATTATAACTATGATTGATTCTGAAATTCCTAATGATATTGATAATAAGAATAAGCCATTTATTTATCCAAATGAAATTATTTTAAAACTGCATGATGACGGTATTGACGGTAGACTTTTTAAAATGAAATCTTGGTAA
- a CDS encoding DUF4340 domain-containing protein: MKYLIKVALGIVAIGALVGVYYGDNYMTEKKEERQKETTYAIFFDTKDVIKFTVQNKNSVFTFARDTFTSPWKIISPIVVAADQDAVNNILAAIQQIAVQQELPRTEPALKGDKGMLTEFGLENTKNSVTIDLKNSEIKQLFIGHDLDIGKKGGASLNSSSVYAMNPAKKLLLVVNNSFISVLENKMLSDFRSKRVGDFQGADVAFLEIKSHENDIILVKDKNNKWEMQKPYAWPGDSVFIDEFLGRYQGLLGQKVYENSEVTPELKKKFNLLPPAGVVNFKDSAGKTLQNFEYGITKDGIFVTMKDGAVAQLNLDLWSDLIPKDKYFRNRQVLLGVNLDHISGIKLSNSTYLRKDNNWYFVESETQQPSVSQPPNAEVLTFFSNWELMAADDLILNATNEDLVKFGLTKPLKTFAFLLGSDSKSKSIEIIVGNRVPNNEKSVYLKRSDAPTVYIVEAGWLSLLAQLYSVGDTSTRQ, from the coding sequence ATGAAGTATTTAATTAAAGTAGCACTTGGAATTGTTGCAATTGGCGCTCTTGTTGGCGTTTACTACGGTGATAATTATATGACCGAAAAAAAGGAAGAGCGGCAAAAAGAAACAACATATGCAATTTTTTTTGATACAAAAGATGTTATTAAATTTACCGTGCAAAACAAAAATTCTGTATTTACTTTTGCGCGCGATACCTTCACATCTCCTTGGAAAATTATTTCTCCAATTGTTGTTGCCGCCGATCAAGATGCTGTCAATAATATTTTAGCTGCGATCCAGCAGATTGCTGTTCAGCAAGAATTGCCTCGGACGGAACCAGCTCTTAAAGGTGATAAGGGCATGTTAACGGAGTTTGGCTTAGAAAATACAAAGAACTCTGTGACAATTGATTTAAAAAATTCTGAAATCAAACAGCTTTTTATTGGTCATGATCTCGATATTGGAAAAAAGGGTGGGGCAAGCTTAAATTCCTCGTCAGTCTATGCAATGAACCCAGCAAAAAAGTTGCTTTTAGTGGTTAATAATAGCTTTATTTCAGTTCTTGAAAATAAAATGCTCTCCGATTTCCGCAGTAAAAGGGTGGGGGATTTTCAAGGGGCTGATGTGGCTTTTCTTGAAATAAAGTCCCATGAGAACGATATTATTTTGGTAAAGGATAAGAACAACAAATGGGAAATGCAAAAGCCTTACGCATGGCCTGGAGACAGTGTTTTTATTGATGAGTTTTTAGGCCGTTACCAAGGGCTTCTAGGGCAGAAAGTCTATGAAAATTCAGAAGTTACTCCGGAATTAAAGAAGAAATTCAACTTACTGCCGCCTGCTGGGGTGGTCAATTTTAAAGACTCTGCAGGAAAAACTCTACAAAATTTCGAATATGGAATTACAAAGGATGGTATTTTTGTTACAATGAAGGACGGTGCTGTTGCTCAGCTGAACCTTGACCTTTGGAGCGATCTTATCCCCAAAGACAAGTATTTTCGCAATAGACAAGTTTTACTTGGCGTAAACTTAGATCATATATCCGGCATAAAGCTGTCGAACTCTACATATTTAAGAAAAGACAATAATTGGTATTTTGTTGAGTCAGAAACGCAACAACCTTCAGTTTCTCAGCCTCCAAATGCCGAGGTTTTGACTTTTTTTTCCAATTGGGAGTTGATGGCGGCGGATGATCTTATTTTAAACGCAACCAATGAAGATCTTGTGAAATTTGGTTTAACTAAGCCACTTAAGACTTTTGCCTTTTTGCTCGGATCCGATTCTAAGTCAAAGTCTATTGAAATTATTGTGGGCAACAGGGTTCCAAATAACGAAAAAAGTGTGTACTTAAAGCGTTCAGATGCTCCCACCGTGTATATCGTTGAAGCTGGGTGGCTTTCACTGCTTGCTCAACTCTATTCAGTTGGTGATACGTCCACGCGTCAGTAA
- a CDS encoding ABC-three component system protein, producing the protein MKYAYEDISPDQFEELIILICHKLFGISVQCFSKGIDGGRDAKFIGKAEAFPSKSSPWNGITIIQAKHTNGYNRSCSENDFFNTSAKSSIILEEIDKIKMLKKIGDLDNYILFTNRKLTANMQNEIHNFISSACDIPVHSIYIYGVEQIELYLKIYPDIIKIAKIDPLDSPLIISPDDLAEVVEAFAKYREIIKKTIEHPPKPRITYMEKNEINNMDSEYAKSLLKKYLKETAQIKTFLAAPENSHLLESYCASVEEFNFKIFSHRKSYQEFNKILDYISDMLFSRDPVLKKTKNKTITRTMLFYMYWNCDIGKEE; encoded by the coding sequence ATGAAATATGCTTATGAAGACATAAGTCCAGATCAATTTGAAGAGTTAATTATTTTAATTTGCCACAAATTGTTTGGAATTTCTGTGCAGTGTTTTTCTAAAGGTATTGACGGAGGAAGAGATGCTAAATTTATTGGCAAAGCCGAAGCATTCCCAAGCAAATCTTCTCCATGGAACGGTATTACAATTATTCAAGCAAAACATACTAATGGCTATAATCGAAGCTGCTCCGAAAATGACTTCTTTAATACTTCTGCAAAAAGCAGTATCATTCTCGAAGAAATTGATAAAATTAAAATGCTAAAAAAAATTGGCGATCTTGATAATTATATATTATTCACCAATCGAAAGTTAACTGCGAATATGCAAAATGAAATTCATAATTTCATTTCATCTGCTTGTGATATTCCAGTGCACTCAATTTACATATATGGTGTGGAACAAATTGAATTATATTTAAAAATCTACCCAGATATAATAAAGATTGCAAAAATTGATCCGCTTGATTCTCCTCTTATTATCAGTCCAGATGATCTAGCTGAAGTTGTAGAAGCTTTTGCAAAATATAGGGAAATCATAAAAAAAACAATTGAGCACCCACCAAAGCCAAGAATAACTTATATGGAAAAAAATGAAATTAACAATATGGACAGTGAATATGCAAAATCACTCTTAAAAAAATACCTAAAAGAAACTGCTCAAATTAAAACATTTTTAGCTGCTCCAGAAAATTCTCATTTACTTGAATCATATTGTGCGAGTGTTGAAGAATTTAATTTTAAAATTTTTTCACATAGAAAAAGTTATCAAGAATTCAATAAAATACTTGATTATATTTCTGACATGCTTTTTTCTAGAGATCCAGTCTTGAAGAAGACCAAGAACAAAACAATCACCCGAACAATGCTATTCTATATGTATTGGAATTGTGATATAGGAAAGGAGGAATAA
- a CDS encoding ABC transporter permease has product MSVTLAIAGRDFKGFFGTPLGWIAACIIFLVSGIVFYIVVQMLLIRGQSIDPVADIFGQILNFLNYINIFIIPAFTMKTMSEDLGNGTYRLQASAPISTWAIVYGKFLGVMLYFGVIGIFMALYPLYSIIFTEPDLKVLLSGWIGFILNSATIVAIGLFIGSFTKNPIISYLGSAFFILLFIFSGFFPGIPDWYRHSVNLLELSSEFTKGMIKTGSIATYIAIISVFLFLCRFVMESKKWRF; this is encoded by the coding sequence ATGAGTGTGACTTTAGCCATTGCAGGAAGAGATTTTAAAGGTTTTTTTGGTACACCTTTAGGATGGATTGCTGCTTGTATTATTTTTCTAGTTTCTGGAATTGTGTTTTATATTGTGGTGCAAATGTTATTGATCAGAGGGCAGTCCATCGATCCTGTTGCAGATATTTTTGGGCAGATATTGAATTTTTTAAATTACATAAATATATTTATTATTCCTGCTTTTACCATGAAAACGATGAGTGAAGATCTGGGAAATGGCACTTATAGGCTGCAAGCTTCAGCACCGATTTCAACATGGGCAATCGTTTATGGGAAATTTTTAGGTGTAATGTTGTATTTCGGTGTCATTGGTATTTTTATGGCCCTCTATCCGCTGTATTCAATTATTTTTACAGAACCAGATTTAAAAGTTTTGTTAAGTGGATGGATTGGTTTTATTTTGAACAGTGCAACTATTGTTGCTATTGGGCTTTTTATTGGCTCATTTACAAAAAATCCTATTATTAGTTATTTAGGATCTGCATTTTTTATTCTGTTATTTATTTTCTCGGGTTTTTTTCCTGGTATTCCAGACTGGTATAGACACAGTGTTAATTTATTAGAGCTGAGTTCAGAGTTTACAAAAGGCATGATTAAAACTGGTTCTATTGCAACATATATTGCAATCATTTCTGTTTTTCTATTCTTATGCCGTTTTGTTATGGAAAGTAAAAAATGGAGATTTTAA
- a CDS encoding Gldg family protein, which produces MKKHKLEFSIATLFLIFVTCLMWENLVLINKYFPIGLVLLGAIILAYLVSPLGNNNSKENTSEKYAPKYFAQAIISSLIGMCLIIGLAVVLNKNNFSKTFDLTSNKINSLTPESVKVLTSLSKPVEIICVPSSNLSENYCDSNIDLLSLYMKTSPQIINVGQLSLTDKAMVQKIQPSGFSRLVLMSGNNKSEIDGVITESRLTNAIINLVKFKKVVYFLSGSGEPSVNPDNSGRSYSDIVSVLQAKSYDVKEWNIKQGNLPQEAKVLIAGDNNLVYGEEVQNILRNFIGFGGSLILLVNPYREQGLEKLYAELNLKLDPILLTLNTSTPIGQQLVKQNFSRPPVLASNFNPDSPITKVFADVYGAQAIMPLDGGRPISILANENSTGKVLINATNLLSAYSAAPITIAPEVRNKIDLMAPFRLSPDVNFDANKIWTIGVSLDISGASNLAVEKILNKETDPVKDKAQVVVFGFSILGPYARDNPISENLLPITVAHLYQDQELVSIPPRDFTPKQFNMSLYPGRWLPFFAGILPVFTAISGLFIWFKRRSA; this is translated from the coding sequence ATGAAAAAGCATAAACTTGAATTTTCAATTGCGACTCTTTTTTTAATATTTGTTACATGTCTCATGTGGGAAAACTTGGTTTTAATCAATAAATACTTTCCGATTGGATTAGTTCTATTAGGTGCTATTATTCTTGCTTATTTAGTCTCTCCATTGGGGAATAATAATAGCAAAGAAAATACTTCAGAAAAGTATGCACCAAAATATTTTGCTCAAGCCATTATTTCAAGCTTGATTGGAATGTGTCTTATTATTGGTCTTGCTGTTGTTTTAAATAAAAATAATTTCTCAAAAACTTTCGACCTGACTTCGAATAAAATAAACTCTTTAACTCCTGAAAGTGTTAAAGTTTTAACTTCTCTCAGCAAACCTGTCGAAATTATCTGTGTTCCATCATCAAATCTAAGTGAAAATTATTGTGACAGCAATATTGATCTCTTATCTTTATATATGAAAACATCACCTCAAATTATAAATGTAGGTCAATTGAGCTTAACTGATAAAGCAATGGTTCAGAAAATTCAGCCTTCAGGTTTTTCTCGCCTTGTTTTAATGAGTGGTAATAATAAAAGTGAAATAGATGGAGTTATTACTGAAAGTAGATTAACAAATGCTATTATTAATTTAGTTAAATTCAAAAAAGTGGTTTATTTTTTATCTGGTAGTGGTGAACCGAGCGTAAATCCTGATAATTCTGGACGCAGTTACTCAGATATTGTAAGCGTATTACAAGCAAAATCTTACGATGTAAAAGAGTGGAATATAAAGCAAGGTAACTTACCTCAGGAAGCTAAAGTCTTGATTGCGGGAGATAATAATCTAGTATACGGAGAAGAAGTTCAAAATATTTTAAGAAACTTTATAGGCTTTGGTGGAAGTTTAATTTTATTAGTAAATCCTTATCGTGAGCAAGGGCTTGAGAAATTATACGCAGAGTTGAACTTAAAATTAGATCCTATTTTATTAACTTTAAATACTTCTACACCAATTGGTCAGCAGCTTGTAAAGCAAAATTTTTCTAGACCCCCAGTTTTGGCGAGTAATTTTAATCCAGATTCTCCTATCACAAAAGTTTTTGCAGATGTTTATGGTGCACAAGCCATTATGCCTCTTGATGGTGGCCGTCCTATTTCAATTCTTGCAAATGAAAATTCAACTGGAAAAGTTTTAATAAATGCAACAAATCTTCTTTCAGCATATAGTGCAGCACCTATTACAATAGCACCTGAAGTCAGAAATAAAATTGATTTAATGGCACCATTCAGATTGTCTCCTGATGTAAATTTTGATGCAAATAAAATCTGGACTATTGGTGTCAGTCTTGATATTTCTGGGGCTTCAAACCTAGCGGTAGAAAAAATATTAAATAAGGAAACAGATCCTGTTAAAGATAAAGCGCAAGTTGTTGTTTTTGGTTTTAGCATATTGGGACCTTATGCAAGAGATAATCCAATCAGTGAAAATCTTTTGCCTATAACAGTTGCGCACCTATATCAGGATCAAGAATTGGTCTCTATACCTCCACGTGATTTCACTCCAAAGCAATTTAATATGTCTCTTTATCCAGGGAGATGGCTGCCCTTTTTTGCTGGCATATTACCGGTATTTACAGCCATATCAGGTTTGTTTATATGGTTTAAGAGGAGATCTGCATGA